The Estrella lausannensis genome window below encodes:
- a CDS encoding SulP family inorganic anion transporter, with the protein MHSSYQPKLLAVFKEGYTKEMLAKDIVAGIIVGIIALPMAIAFAIASGARPEEGLITAVVAGILAGALSGSRYQISGPTGAFVILVFETIQKFGYQGLLIATLIAGIILILMGLFRFGKAMMFVPYPVIIGFTAGIALFIFTSQLHDLLGLSTENPPPPGCLAKWGLYACSLQQVNLWSLLIGCLSILCMALTPKFIKNLPGPLVAITLATLIAYFFSLPVDTIGTRFGEIHAALPTFSFPEFSFMDLPRYIKPAIGIALLAGIESLLSASVADGMTGRRHRSNAELISQGVANIGSALAGGLPATGAIARTAANIRSGAASPLAAVFHSISLLLMLYFISDLVALIPMPALAGILIVVAYNMSEWRLFAKLLRSPKEDIAILLTTFALTIFVDLIVAIEAGIILAAMIFLTRMASSSTTFDIKAAFNEEEKQEDIMALRQLHIPKGTEIYEILGPLFFAAAEKFKTALSRISTRPKVLILRMRSVPHVDASGMRVLEDIYEKTKKEGTVLVLSGIKKDVRRSLDHAGLLKLLGEDNVQPDINHALQRAAAICQDQKNLQF; encoded by the coding sequence ATGCACTCTTCTTATCAACCCAAACTACTGGCAGTCTTTAAAGAAGGCTACACCAAAGAAATGCTGGCTAAGGATATTGTAGCCGGAATTATTGTCGGCATCATCGCATTGCCGATGGCCATCGCTTTTGCGATCGCGAGCGGCGCCCGTCCGGAAGAGGGCCTTATCACAGCAGTCGTGGCCGGAATTCTTGCCGGAGCGCTCTCCGGTTCAAGATATCAAATCAGCGGACCGACCGGCGCTTTTGTCATCTTGGTCTTTGAAACCATCCAAAAATTCGGCTATCAAGGGCTTTTAATCGCAACGCTCATCGCCGGAATCATACTGATCCTGATGGGGCTTTTCCGCTTCGGCAAAGCAATGATGTTCGTGCCCTATCCGGTCATTATCGGATTTACGGCCGGCATCGCACTTTTTATCTTTACCTCGCAGTTGCACGATCTGTTGGGCCTGTCGACAGAAAATCCGCCGCCGCCAGGTTGCCTTGCCAAATGGGGGCTCTACGCCTGCAGCCTCCAGCAAGTAAACTTGTGGTCTTTGCTGATTGGATGCCTCTCTATCCTCTGCATGGCCCTCACTCCAAAATTCATCAAAAATCTGCCCGGTCCCCTCGTCGCAATTACACTGGCAACGCTGATCGCCTACTTTTTTTCCCTGCCGGTAGATACTATAGGCACTCGATTCGGTGAGATTCATGCCGCCTTACCCACCTTTTCTTTCCCCGAATTCTCCTTTATGGATTTGCCGCGCTATATCAAGCCAGCCATAGGAATTGCGCTGCTGGCGGGAATTGAATCTTTGCTCTCAGCCTCCGTCGCCGATGGCATGACAGGGCGCAGGCACAGGTCCAACGCCGAGCTTATCTCACAAGGTGTGGCCAATATCGGATCGGCTCTTGCCGGAGGACTTCCCGCTACAGGCGCGATCGCCAGAACCGCCGCCAACATCCGTTCGGGAGCGGCAAGCCCGCTGGCAGCGGTTTTTCACTCGATTTCCCTTCTGCTGATGCTCTATTTCATCAGCGACTTGGTTGCCCTGATCCCCATGCCTGCACTGGCAGGGATTTTAATTGTTGTGGCCTATAACATGAGCGAATGGAGGCTCTTTGCTAAGCTGCTGCGCAGCCCGAAAGAAGATATCGCCATTTTACTCACCACCTTCGCCCTCACTATCTTTGTCGACCTGATTGTAGCGATCGAGGCGGGCATCATTTTAGCCGCCATGATCTTCTTAACCCGCATGGCAAGCTCGTCTACGACTTTTGATATCAAAGCTGCGTTTAACGAGGAGGAAAAGCAAGAGGACATCATGGCCCTCAGGCAACTTCATATCCCTAAGGGGACTGAGATTTATGAAATCTTAGGTCCGCTCTTTTTTGCGGCCGCCGAAAAATTCAAAACAGCTCTCTCCCGAATCAGCACAAGGCCAAAAGTCCTCATTTTACGCATGCGTTCTGTCCCCCATGTCGACGCTTCGGGAATGCGCGTCCTGGAGGATATCTACGAGAAGACAAAAAAAGAGGGAACTGTCTTGGTGCTGTCAGGTATCAAGAAAGATGTTCGCCGTTCACTGGATCATGCCGGCCTTTTGAAGCTGCTCGGTGAAGATAATGTGCAGCCTGATATCAATCACGCCTTGCAAAGAGCGGCTGCAATCTGCCAAGATCAGAAGAACCTCCAATTTTAA
- a CDS encoding F-box protein gives MSKTLTILKPGEVFLPPPGLNPTGRTQPMEIEGRSYRCHFYHRPLSFLERAIKSVALIALAALSLLTAFLLKEVRNLGREIFRGYEARKVAFPFEPFSEMPDDVLRNIMSRCEIPTVGRLASVNKRFDECQRNTVLWAELASSHEISIPDGCANVREFIRYTVVLDLGVIDLARKRIVWRGEETIFGTPQAVREAFFHRAVGYFEKRHYLKRYFGNGAYAYYYKDSDGVVKFVRSASRQERDFNQDRESEIQGVVADMTPILLVERG, from the coding sequence ATGAGTAAGACACTGACCATTTTAAAACCCGGAGAAGTTTTTCTTCCGCCGCCGGGGTTGAACCCTACGGGGCGCACTCAACCTATGGAGATCGAGGGCAGATCCTATCGGTGCCATTTCTATCACCGCCCCTTGAGTTTTCTTGAGAGGGCCATTAAAAGCGTCGCGTTGATCGCTCTGGCAGCGCTGTCGCTTTTGACGGCCTTCCTCCTAAAAGAAGTTCGAAATCTCGGGCGGGAGATCTTTCGCGGGTACGAGGCGCGAAAGGTGGCTTTCCCTTTTGAACCGTTTAGTGAGATGCCCGATGATGTTTTAAGGAATATCATGTCCCGATGTGAAATTCCGACCGTGGGCCGTCTGGCATCGGTGAACAAGCGATTTGATGAGTGCCAAAGAAACACAGTGCTATGGGCGGAGCTGGCAAGCAGCCATGAGATTAGTATCCCCGATGGGTGTGCTAACGTCAGAGAATTCATACGCTATACGGTCGTGCTTGATCTGGGAGTCATCGATCTTGCGCGGAAACGAATTGTGTGGCGAGGAGAGGAGACGATCTTTGGAACACCTCAGGCTGTGCGGGAAGCGTTCTTTCACCGGGCAGTCGGCTATTTTGAAAAGAGGCACTATCTCAAACGATATTTTGGCAATGGGGCCTATGCATATTACTACAAAGATAGCGATGGGGTCGTGAAATTTGTGCGCTCTGCGTCACGGCAGGAGAGGGATTTCAACCAGGATAGAGAGTCGGAAATTCAGGGTGTTGTCGCTGATATGACTCCAATTCTCTTAGTGGAGCGCGGATAG
- a CDS encoding phospho-sugar mutase, with product MNTLLSSITDAKAKENIALWLEGTFSDQDKLAVRDLIRSSPKEAIDAFYKKLEFGTGGIRGIMGLGTNRMNRFTIAAASQALADYLKEQNPMKKRSVMIGYDNRINSREFAEEAARTFAGNGIRTLLIKHLRPTPYISFGMRMKGCDAACMITASHNPKEYNGFKVYWDDGGQVLPPHDLGIIRAFERIRDPSFIEQTESLNHPLIVEEEEEIDRMYLETLKSLQCQPKINEEYGDRLKIIYTSLHGTGITLMPELMSAFGFSNITLVKEQCVPDGSFAEAPSPNPEERAALKKGIELMMKQNGDILIATDPDADRVGAAVNHQGEPHILTGNQIAALLSHHVFHSLKKSNKLPPKSACIKSIVTTELMRKIANHYNVQCFDILPGFKYVAEKIREWEKGGFPHQFILAAEESYGYLFRTETRDKDALLSASLLCEAALTAKLEGKTLIDILKELYKEFGVFLEKQMTLNFPETKAGREALALAMEKILTTPPTSLLGKRVISTGDLKSGVMKNLLDGKESPIDLPKTDMVILKFEKGLTVMIRPSGTEPKIKIYLMIEKGPDQEVEKALQEAESEAAQASQEIATLLKS from the coding sequence TTGAACACTCTTCTTTCATCGATCACTGATGCTAAAGCGAAAGAGAATATCGCTCTTTGGCTCGAAGGCACGTTCTCCGATCAGGATAAGCTGGCTGTAAGAGACCTGATCAGATCCTCTCCGAAGGAAGCCATCGATGCCTTTTACAAAAAGTTGGAGTTCGGCACCGGCGGTATCCGCGGAATCATGGGCCTTGGCACGAACAGGATGAACCGATTCACCATTGCGGCGGCGTCTCAAGCTCTTGCAGACTACCTGAAAGAGCAAAATCCCATGAAAAAAAGAAGCGTCATGATCGGCTACGACAACCGTATAAACTCCCGGGAGTTCGCCGAAGAGGCGGCAAGGACATTTGCGGGCAACGGCATCCGGACTTTACTCATCAAGCACCTACGACCCACCCCTTACATATCCTTTGGCATGCGCATGAAGGGGTGCGACGCTGCCTGCATGATTACAGCTTCGCATAATCCAAAGGAGTACAACGGCTTTAAAGTGTACTGGGACGATGGCGGCCAGGTTCTTCCTCCCCATGACTTAGGCATCATAAGAGCCTTCGAACGGATCCGGGATCCCTCGTTCATCGAGCAGACGGAAAGCCTCAATCATCCATTGATTGTAGAGGAAGAAGAAGAGATCGATAGAATGTACCTAGAGACGTTGAAGTCTCTTCAGTGCCAACCGAAAATCAATGAAGAGTATGGTGATCGCTTAAAGATCATATATACCAGCCTTCACGGCACCGGGATCACTCTGATGCCTGAACTCATGAGTGCGTTTGGATTTTCGAATATCACCCTTGTCAAAGAGCAGTGTGTTCCGGACGGATCCTTTGCCGAAGCTCCTTCCCCCAACCCGGAGGAGAGAGCGGCCCTCAAAAAGGGCATTGAATTGATGATGAAGCAAAACGGCGATATCTTGATTGCTACCGATCCCGATGCGGACAGAGTCGGTGCGGCTGTTAATCATCAAGGTGAGCCCCATATCCTGACCGGAAATCAAATTGCCGCACTGCTTTCCCATCACGTGTTCCACTCCTTAAAAAAGTCCAACAAGCTGCCCCCAAAATCTGCCTGCATCAAATCGATTGTAACCACTGAGCTCATGCGAAAGATCGCCAACCACTATAATGTGCAGTGCTTCGATATCCTTCCCGGTTTCAAATATGTGGCCGAAAAAATCCGCGAATGGGAAAAAGGGGGCTTTCCCCATCAATTCATTCTTGCTGCTGAAGAGTCCTACGGCTACCTCTTCAGAACTGAGACAAGGGACAAAGATGCGCTTCTGTCCGCCTCGCTACTTTGCGAAGCAGCCCTAACAGCTAAGTTGGAAGGAAAAACATTAATTGACATTCTCAAAGAGCTCTATAAGGAATTTGGCGTTTTCTTAGAAAAGCAGATGACTTTGAATTTCCCCGAGACAAAAGCCGGACGTGAAGCGCTAGCCCTCGCCATGGAAAAGATATTGACGACTCCCCCCACCTCTCTACTTGGCAAGCGAGTCATTTCCACTGGCGATCTTAAAAGCGGTGTCATGAAGAATCTTTTAGACGGAAAAGAGAGCCCTATCGATCTGCCCAAAACAGATATGGTCATTTTAAAATTTGAGAAGGGCTTGACCGTGATGATCCGCCCATCGGGAACAGAGCCAAAAATTAAAATCTATCTGATGATAGAAAAGGGGCCTGATCAGGAGGTGGAAAAGGCTCTACAAGAGGCAGAGAGTGAAG
- a CDS encoding sodium-dependent transporter, translating to MHKQREHWSSRVGFLLAAAGSAIGLGTLWKFPYVTGQNGGGLFVLMYIACIFLIGMPVFVAELILGRKAQRGAVGIFEALPTRHEWKIAGWLGVAASFLIMSYYSVIAGWGLNYVLMSLNQVYEGKSSVEIEAMFNTLSHSSDITVFWHFVFTALTVAVVYPGVRHGLEYWSRIMTSGLFVLMLGLCLYSVTLDGFGEALRFIFYPDMSKFNFSGALEALGLSFFTLSLGQGIMLTYGSYMKQNEDVPMNGGIIGISITCVSLLAAITIFPIIFTFGTTPQGGPGLVFKTLPLLFSKLPGAIIISTAFFTLFVFTALTSSIALVEVVSANLMDLYGWTRKKAVLTVGVACFVFGIPSALSGSDTLFANWGLIYGKTFFQTIDDLVSVWMLPIGGLLISIYSGWALDKEFVREEFLKGTKLTWIFAPWHFFIRYVCPLGITLILLQKSGVVDVEQAAAFIRSYF from the coding sequence ATGCATAAACAGAGAGAGCACTGGAGTTCTAGAGTCGGATTTCTTCTTGCAGCGGCAGGATCAGCCATCGGCCTCGGGACGTTGTGGAAATTTCCTTATGTGACCGGACAAAACGGCGGCGGCCTTTTTGTCCTCATGTACATTGCCTGCATCTTTCTGATCGGTATGCCGGTGTTTGTCGCAGAACTTATTCTGGGAAGGAAAGCTCAGAGGGGCGCTGTCGGAATTTTTGAGGCTTTGCCGACCCGGCATGAGTGGAAGATCGCGGGATGGCTGGGTGTTGCCGCCTCCTTTTTAATCATGTCATACTACAGCGTTATTGCCGGCTGGGGCCTCAATTATGTGCTGATGTCGCTTAACCAGGTTTATGAGGGTAAGAGCTCTGTTGAAATAGAAGCGATGTTTAACACACTCTCTCACTCGTCCGATATCACCGTGTTTTGGCATTTTGTCTTCACGGCGCTGACAGTGGCCGTCGTCTATCCCGGCGTCAGACACGGACTTGAATACTGGAGCCGCATCATGACCTCGGGGCTTTTTGTGTTGATGCTGGGGCTTTGCCTCTACAGCGTTACACTGGACGGTTTTGGCGAAGCGCTGCGTTTTATCTTCTACCCGGATATGAGTAAATTCAATTTCTCGGGGGCTCTTGAGGCCCTTGGCTTATCTTTCTTCACACTTAGCCTGGGGCAGGGCATCATGTTGACTTACGGAAGTTACATGAAGCAGAACGAAGATGTTCCCATGAACGGCGGAATTATAGGTATTTCCATCACCTGTGTTTCACTTCTCGCCGCGATCACCATCTTCCCGATTATATTCACTTTTGGAACAACTCCTCAGGGAGGTCCGGGACTTGTTTTCAAAACTCTTCCCCTGCTCTTCTCTAAACTTCCTGGAGCAATTATCATTTCGACTGCATTCTTTACCCTCTTCGTCTTCACAGCACTGACCTCCTCGATCGCTCTCGTCGAGGTTGTTTCGGCCAACTTGATGGACCTTTATGGATGGACCAGGAAAAAAGCAGTACTGACGGTCGGTGTTGCCTGTTTTGTGTTCGGCATTCCGAGTGCCCTTTCTGGTTCGGACACACTGTTTGCAAACTGGGGATTGATCTATGGTAAAACATTTTTCCAGACGATCGATGATCTTGTGTCCGTATGGATGCTCCCGATAGGGGGGCTGCTGATTTCAATTTACTCAGGCTGGGCCTTGGATAAGGAATTTGTCCGGGAGGAATTTTTGAAAGGGACTAAGCTTACCTGGATTTTTGCACCTTGGCATTTTTTTATCCGCTATGTCTGTCCGCTCGGTATCACCTTGATTCTTCTTCAGAAAAGCGGTGTTGTCGACGTTGAGCAGGCAGCGGCCTTCATCCGCAGCTATTTTTAG
- a CDS encoding YkgJ family cysteine cluster protein, whose translation MKKTNKLTIAEKKKPWYQEGLQFKCTGCGKCCTGAPGAVWLKNKEIDSISAYLKISKEDFLRRYTRIIDGRISLIEKERFDCIFLEGKFCSVYPVRPVQCQTFPFWPSLLESKENWDAAKSSCEGISHEAPVIDIEIIEKEKARYLEP comes from the coding sequence ATGAAAAAGACAAACAAACTCACCATCGCCGAGAAAAAAAAACCTTGGTATCAAGAGGGCCTTCAGTTTAAATGCACTGGCTGCGGCAAATGCTGCACAGGTGCACCCGGTGCCGTCTGGCTAAAGAACAAAGAAATCGATAGCATTTCCGCCTATCTGAAGATCTCGAAAGAGGATTTCTTACGACGCTATACCCGAATCATCGACGGCAGAATCTCCCTGATAGAAAAAGAGCGCTTCGATTGCATCTTCTTAGAAGGAAAGTTTTGCTCCGTATACCCCGTAAGACCCGTCCAATGCCAGACCTTCCCTTTCTGGCCCTCTCTTCTTGAGTCCAAGGAGAATTGGGATGCGGCCAAGTCCTCCTGCGAGGGAATATCCCATGAGGCTCCGGTCATCGACATTGAGATCATCGAGAAGGAGAAGGCGCGCTATCTTGAGCCCTAA
- a CDS encoding Mrp/NBP35 family ATP-binding protein: MKKRKLAQTTLLVGSGKGGVGKSTVSVNLAVALASLGAKVGLLDADLYGPSLPIMLGLRRLSPHTEITAEGKELIHPFYKFGIKALSIGFFVEEARSVLFRGPLLHGTLEKMIRDVEWGDLDILLIDLPPGTGDIPLSLSSLLEIDGSLIVTTPQEVAVLDALKAINAFYSLSIPVLGVIENMAGFTPPGSAETFHIFGQGKAKELADKFSIPLIGSIPLNLKIREGGDEGSPSACLHSDTQSSESFHSLAHAVQQLLQEAP; this comes from the coding sequence ATGAAAAAGAGAAAATTAGCACAAACAACCCTTCTGGTGGGCTCAGGCAAAGGGGGAGTTGGAAAATCCACTGTCTCCGTCAATCTGGCGGTCGCGCTGGCATCTCTCGGAGCCAAAGTCGGTCTTTTGGACGCCGATCTTTATGGCCCCTCTCTCCCCATTATGCTAGGACTAAGAAGGCTGTCTCCCCATACGGAAATTACCGCTGAGGGGAAAGAGCTGATCCATCCCTTTTATAAGTTTGGGATTAAAGCGCTTTCGATCGGCTTTTTTGTCGAGGAAGCACGCTCTGTTTTGTTCAGAGGTCCGCTTCTCCACGGCACATTAGAAAAAATGATCCGTGATGTCGAATGGGGAGACCTCGATATCCTCCTGATTGATCTCCCTCCGGGAACCGGGGATATCCCGCTCTCTTTGTCCTCCCTGCTTGAAATTGATGGAAGCCTGATTGTGACGACTCCTCAGGAAGTTGCAGTTCTCGATGCCCTGAAGGCTATCAACGCTTTCTATTCCCTTTCCATCCCTGTCCTTGGCGTAATAGAAAATATGGCCGGTTTCACCCCGCCTGGATCGGCAGAGACATTTCATATTTTCGGCCAGGGAAAAGCTAAGGAGCTAGCCGACAAATTCTCTATACCTCTGATCGGCTCCATTCCCCTCAACCTAAAGATTCGGGAGGGAGGCGATGAAGGATCGCCCTCTGCCTGCCTTCACTCCGATACGCAATCTTCAGAAAGCTTCCACAGTCTGGCCCATGCCGTTCAACAATTACTCCAGGAGGCACCTTGA
- a CDS encoding DUF1254 domain-containing protein, which yields MFKATGVMLALLMTGVGFAEPMETINEKEAAVYAEEAYILGYPLVMMEMARRAMTASGEAGVDKPTMGQLSHMRTLPDADTPQRPFSNLDLLYSIAWVDLKDEPYLLKIPKIEGRLFLFPLIGAWNEEFFAIAGVGGEGGQFLITGPEWHGKLPEGVVEVKSPTNLVFIPGRLFTSGTEEDLKHVRALQDQIELKPLSHIGEAPLPSVDIVYSPQEMADAVAGVEKMKADEYFKILAGLLQSNPPVREKNTYLSRFKRIGIVPGKDYTTPPFKTRIIAAIEGAKKTAFDKIAARSHETEAWDNTWTYTLSTGSFGDDYLQRAHMAKVGLGANLPRESIYLITDQDQLRRKLTGKDTYILHFSKERLPPVKGMWSITVYDEQGKLVRNKINRHSYSSKDDIRYNFDGSLDLILSQRYPGTDKEGNWLPVPEGKFFVMLRLYLPQKQVLENSWHPPAVASSQ from the coding sequence ATGTTCAAAGCCACTGGAGTTATGCTTGCCCTTTTGATGACGGGCGTGGGATTTGCCGAGCCCATGGAAACGATTAACGAGAAGGAGGCCGCCGTCTATGCCGAAGAAGCATACATCTTAGGTTATCCCCTTGTGATGATGGAAATGGCGAGGAGAGCGATGACCGCATCCGGTGAAGCAGGAGTAGATAAGCCAACCATGGGTCAGCTATCGCACATGCGTACCCTGCCTGACGCAGATACTCCGCAGAGACCGTTTTCCAACCTCGATCTTCTCTATTCAATCGCATGGGTAGACCTCAAAGATGAGCCCTATCTGTTGAAAATTCCAAAAATTGAAGGGCGCCTATTTCTTTTCCCCTTGATCGGCGCCTGGAATGAGGAGTTTTTTGCGATCGCAGGAGTCGGCGGGGAGGGAGGTCAGTTTCTGATCACCGGTCCCGAGTGGCATGGAAAACTTCCAGAAGGCGTTGTGGAGGTGAAGTCGCCGACAAACCTTGTCTTCATTCCCGGTAGGCTCTTCACTAGCGGTACAGAGGAGGATTTAAAGCATGTGAGGGCCCTTCAGGACCAGATTGAGTTGAAACCCCTGTCCCACATAGGAGAGGCTCCTCTTCCCTCGGTCGATATCGTTTACTCACCGCAGGAGATGGCCGATGCAGTGGCGGGTGTCGAGAAGATGAAAGCCGACGAGTATTTTAAAATTTTGGCCGGGCTTCTTCAGTCCAATCCCCCCGTAAGAGAGAAGAACACCTACCTCTCCAGGTTTAAAAGGATAGGGATCGTACCAGGAAAGGACTACACCACTCCTCCTTTCAAAACCAGGATTATCGCAGCCATCGAAGGCGCGAAGAAGACGGCATTTGATAAAATCGCTGCCAGAAGTCATGAGACGGAGGCTTGGGACAATACCTGGACATATACCCTAAGTACAGGATCATTTGGCGACGACTATCTACAAAGGGCCCACATGGCCAAAGTGGGTCTTGGGGCGAATTTACCAAGAGAGTCGATTTATCTGATCACAGATCAAGATCAGCTGCGTCGAAAACTGACGGGTAAAGACACCTACATCCTTCACTTCTCCAAAGAGCGCCTGCCCCCCGTCAAAGGGATGTGGTCGATCACGGTGTACGATGAGCAGGGAAAACTTGTCCGCAATAAGATCAATCGCCATTCCTATTCATCGAAAGATGATATACGCTACAACTTCGATGGCTCCTTGGATCTTATCCTTTCGCAGAGATATCCTGGCACTGATAAGGAAGGTAACTGGCTTCCGGTGCCCGAAGGGAAATTTTTTGTGATGCTGCGGCTTTATTTACCTCAGAAACAAGTGCTCGAGAACAGCTGGCACCCTCCGGCTGTCGCAAGCTCTCAGTAA